In a single window of the Lacerta agilis isolate rLacAgi1 chromosome 15, rLacAgi1.pri, whole genome shotgun sequence genome:
- the RAD51D gene encoding DNA repair protein RAD51 homolog 4 isoform X2, whose protein sequence is MCCHFHDKPAGGAKAQDLVVLEEKELAALGIKQEIELQRRRSVCMHGVLTPAMILRVGLCPGLTPEILQHLKTSGIKTVEDLVSSDLEEIAQKCSLSYKALAAVRRILLAQFASFPVNGADLYEELKNTTAILSTGSKSLDKLLDSGLYTGEVTELVGAPGAGKTQAEALQRVQVIRVFNAYKMLDALQEFRSSAAHQVVSASGPVKVLVIDSISAVVYPLLGSRQPDGMALMMHLAWEVKTLARELGMAVVLTNHVTRDSGNGHLKPALGRSWSFVPSTRVLLEDGKASCGGTGTSRIASLTKCPRQPVGIRVDLDLGNWELMEGAA, encoded by the exons ATGTGCTGTCACTTCCACGACAAGCCGGCAGGTGGGGCTAAAGCGCAAGACTTGGTGGTCCTGGAGGAGAAGGAACTGGCCGCTCTAGGAATAAAGCAGGAAATAGAGCTGCAAAGAAGGCGCTCAGTTTGCATGCATGGG GTTCTCACGCCAGCCATGATCCTCCGTGTGGGGCTGTGTCCTGGGCTCACGCCTGAGATACTGCAGCATCTGAAGACCAGTGGCATCAAAACAG TGGAAGATCTTGTTTCATCAGATCTAGAGGAAATTGCCCAGAAGTGTTCGTTGTCGTACAAG GCCTTAGCTGCAGTAAGGCGTATCTTGCTGGCCCAGTTTGCCTCATTCCCTGTCAATGGGGCAGACCTCTACGAAGAGCTCAAAAACACCACCGCCATCTTGTCTACCGGGAGCAAAAG CTTGGACAAGCTCCTGGACTCTGGCTTGTACACCGGGGAGGTGACTGAGCTTGTGGGGGCTCCTGGAGCCGGCAAAACTCAG GCAGAGGCTTTGCAGAGGGTCCAGGTCATCCGTGTTTTTAACGCCTATAAAATGCTGGACGCATTGCAAGAGTTCCGCAGCAGTGCAGCCCACCAG GTCGTCAGTGCATCTGGGCCAGTGAAAGTTCTGGTGATTGATTCCATCTCCGCTGTCGTTTACCCTCTTTTGGGAAGTCGGCAGCCTGACG GCATGGCCCTCATGATGCATTTGGCGTGGGAGGTGAAAACGCTCGCCAGAGAGCTTGGAATGGCTGTCGTG CTGACAAATCACGTGACCAGAGACAGTGGGAATGGCCATCTCAAACCAGCACTGGGTCGCTCATGGAGTTTCGTGCCCAGCACTCGGGTGCTGTTGGAGGACGGCAAGGCATCTTGCGGGGGAACTGGCACCTCCCGAATTGCATCCTTGACAAAATGTCCTCGGCAG CCTGTTGGGATTCGGGTAGATCTGGATCTGGGGAACTGGGAGCTGATGGAAGGTGCAGCATGA
- the RAD51D gene encoding DNA repair protein RAD51 homolog 4 isoform X1 — protein MCCHFHDKPAGGAKAQDLVVLEEKELAALGIKQEIELQRRRSVCMHGVLTPAMILRVGLCPGLTPEILQHLKTSGIKTVEDLVSSDLEEIAQKCSLSYKALAAVRRILLAQFASFPVNGADLYEELKNTTAILSTGSKSLDKLLDSGLYTGEVTELVGAPGAGKTQVCLNIAANVSHSLKQNLLYIDSTGGFTATRLLQLLQLRTEDEQEQAEALQRVQVIRVFNAYKMLDALQEFRSSAAHQVVSASGPVKVLVIDSISAVVYPLLGSRQPDGMALMMHLAWEVKTLARELGMAVVLTNHVTRDSGNGHLKPALGRSWSFVPSTRVLLEDGKASCGGTGTSRIASLTKCPRQPVGIRVDLDLGNWELMEGAA, from the exons ATGTGCTGTCACTTCCACGACAAGCCGGCAGGTGGGGCTAAAGCGCAAGACTTGGTGGTCCTGGAGGAGAAGGAACTGGCCGCTCTAGGAATAAAGCAGGAAATAGAGCTGCAAAGAAGGCGCTCAGTTTGCATGCATGGG GTTCTCACGCCAGCCATGATCCTCCGTGTGGGGCTGTGTCCTGGGCTCACGCCTGAGATACTGCAGCATCTGAAGACCAGTGGCATCAAAACAG TGGAAGATCTTGTTTCATCAGATCTAGAGGAAATTGCCCAGAAGTGTTCGTTGTCGTACAAG GCCTTAGCTGCAGTAAGGCGTATCTTGCTGGCCCAGTTTGCCTCATTCCCTGTCAATGGGGCAGACCTCTACGAAGAGCTCAAAAACACCACCGCCATCTTGTCTACCGGGAGCAAAAG CTTGGACAAGCTCCTGGACTCTGGCTTGTACACCGGGGAGGTGACTGAGCTTGTGGGGGCTCCTGGAGCCGGCAAAACTCAG GTGTGTCTCAACATAGCTGCAAATGTCTCCCACAGCCTCAAGCAGAACCTTCTGTACATTGACTCCACAGGGGGCTTCACAGCCACCCGTTTgctgcagctccttcaactgAGGACCGAGGATGAGCAGGAGCAG GCAGAGGCTTTGCAGAGGGTCCAGGTCATCCGTGTTTTTAACGCCTATAAAATGCTGGACGCATTGCAAGAGTTCCGCAGCAGTGCAGCCCACCAG GTCGTCAGTGCATCTGGGCCAGTGAAAGTTCTGGTGATTGATTCCATCTCCGCTGTCGTTTACCCTCTTTTGGGAAGTCGGCAGCCTGACG GCATGGCCCTCATGATGCATTTGGCGTGGGAGGTGAAAACGCTCGCCAGAGAGCTTGGAATGGCTGTCGTG CTGACAAATCACGTGACCAGAGACAGTGGGAATGGCCATCTCAAACCAGCACTGGGTCGCTCATGGAGTTTCGTGCCCAGCACTCGGGTGCTGTTGGAGGACGGCAAGGCATCTTGCGGGGGAACTGGCACCTCCCGAATTGCATCCTTGACAAAATGTCCTCGGCAG CCTGTTGGGATTCGGGTAGATCTGGATCTGGGGAACTGGGAGCTGATGGAAGGTGCAGCATGA